One Spiribacter halobius DNA segment encodes these proteins:
- a CDS encoding Crp/Fnr family transcriptional regulator — protein MAQRSPLLRVESPASSVRGDCRECSLRFLCLTSALDREGLARLQGVVQHPRPYARGRVLVRAGAPLRNLMVVRSGLLRTHRWDASDGRLITGFVLPGEIAGLDAVADGRHRDSITAVDTSSVCLLAYPEVQALMRELPALHEHFLRLLSHELAKARDMLGLFGRRTARERVASVLVDLVDRQARRGLSSTQLHLGMTWRDLASYLRLAPATVSRALHELEADGLLRSHGGEVMLQDPEALRAMAGGAMRHRPERVV, from the coding sequence ATGGCCCAGCGGAGCCCGCTGTTGAGGGTCGAATCGCCCGCGTCTTCCGTCCGCGGCGACTGCCGCGAGTGCAGCCTGCGTTTCCTGTGCCTGACCAGCGCTCTGGACCGTGAGGGGCTGGCGCGCCTCCAGGGCGTGGTGCAGCACCCGAGGCCCTATGCCCGCGGCCGGGTGCTGGTGCGGGCCGGGGCGCCGCTGCGCAATCTCATGGTCGTGCGTTCGGGGCTGCTGCGTACCCACCGCTGGGACGCCAGTGACGGCCGCCTGATCACGGGCTTCGTCCTGCCCGGGGAGATTGCCGGGCTGGACGCCGTTGCCGACGGCCGTCACCGCGACTCCATCACGGCGGTGGACACTAGCAGCGTCTGCCTGCTGGCGTACCCCGAGGTGCAGGCACTGATGCGCGAGCTGCCGGCGCTGCACGAGCACTTTCTCCGGCTGCTGAGCCACGAGCTGGCCAAGGCGCGGGATATGCTCGGCCTGTTCGGGCGGCGGACGGCGCGCGAGCGGGTGGCGTCGGTGCTGGTGGACCTGGTCGACCGCCAGGCCCGACGCGGCCTCTCGTCGACGCAGCTGCACCTCGGCATGACCTGGCGGGATCTCGCCAGCTATCTGCGGCTGGCACCGGCGACGGTGAGCCGGGCGCTGCATGAGCTGGAGGCGGACGGGCTGCTCCGGTCCCATGGCGGGGAGGTGATGCTGCAGGATCCGGAGGCCCTGCGGGCAATGGCCGGCGGCGCCATGCGCCACCGGCCCGAGCGCGTGGTCTGA
- a CDS encoding Hsp20/alpha crystallin family protein has protein sequence MFGDLWRFDSPAIGREFEWMRQWMDDTFRDFGLSDLRAPQGTFPRINLGSTDDAIQVYVFAPGLRAEDLDVSIENNVLTLRGRREPAGDDGITWYRRERPQGEFVRSISLPEGLDADAAEASFRNGVVTIRLPKTEALQPRRIEVKAA, from the coding sequence ATGTTCGGCGATCTGTGGCGTTTCGATTCCCCGGCCATCGGCCGCGAGTTCGAGTGGATGCGGCAGTGGATGGACGATACGTTCCGCGACTTCGGCCTGAGCGACCTGCGTGCGCCGCAGGGAACCTTCCCGCGGATCAACCTCGGGAGCACTGACGATGCCATCCAGGTCTATGTGTTCGCCCCCGGGCTGCGCGCCGAGGACCTGGACGTGAGCATCGAGAACAACGTGCTCACGTTGCGCGGCCGGCGGGAGCCTGCCGGCGACGACGGCATTACCTGGTATCGCCGTGAGCGCCCGCAGGGTGAGTTCGTGCGCAGCATCAGCCTGCCCGAGGGCCTGGATGCGGATGCCGCCGAGGCGAGCTTCCGCAACGGCGTAGTGACCATCCGTCTGCCGAAGACCGAGGCGCTGCAGCCGCGGCGCATCGAGGTCAAGGCCGCCTGA
- the fsa gene encoding fructose-6-phosphate aldolase, translated as MKFFVDTADTGEIRRLAAMGLLDGVTTNPSLVAKTGRDFLDTVREICDVVAGPVSAEVAATDFETMLAEGRVLAALAPNVAVKVPLTPDGIRTCSALAAEGVTVNVTLCFSAAQALLAAKAGAAFVSPFVGRLDDIGMEGMALIRDIVDIYGQYPDIRTQVLAASIRSAQHAVQAAQAGADVATLPPAVIDQMFRHPLTDSGLERFVADWQSTGQRILRD; from the coding sequence ATGAAATTCTTCGTCGACACCGCCGATACCGGCGAGATCCGCCGCCTCGCGGCCATGGGCCTGCTGGATGGCGTGACCACCAACCCCAGCCTGGTGGCCAAGACCGGCCGCGACTTCCTCGATACCGTGCGCGAAATCTGCGACGTGGTGGCGGGGCCGGTAAGCGCCGAGGTGGCCGCCACGGACTTCGAGACCATGCTCGCCGAGGGGCGCGTCCTCGCCGCCCTGGCCCCCAACGTGGCGGTCAAGGTGCCCCTCACCCCGGACGGCATCCGCACCTGCAGCGCCCTCGCCGCCGAGGGCGTCACGGTGAACGTCACCCTCTGCTTCTCCGCGGCGCAGGCGCTGCTCGCCGCCAAGGCGGGCGCGGCCTTCGTCTCGCCCTTCGTGGGCCGCCTGGACGACATCGGCATGGAGGGCATGGCGCTGATCCGCGACATCGTCGACATCTACGGGCAGTACCCGGACATCCGCACTCAGGTGCTCGCCGCCTCCATCCGCAGCGCGCAGCACGCCGTACAGGCGGCGCAGGCCGGCGCCGACGTCGCCACCCTGCCCCCGGCGGTGATCGACCAGATGTTCCGCCACCCGCTCACCGACAGCGGCCTGGAGCGCTTCGTCGCCGACTGGCAGAGCACCGGCCAGCGCATCCTGCGCGACTGA
- a CDS encoding BLUF domain-containing protein, with the protein MAAEELVRLNYASTATFEPSVQGGVEVEVARILKQSRRNNRELAVGGVLHYGNGYFFQCLEGERDAVQKLYERISRDPRHRDVKTLTFSPVGERLFGDWSMKYLPIERDLRGLLERYRLEFNPYQFTEAFIQEFLEACVVGVDPTMAAHAHERGTQRRAQRPLWKRLLGLG; encoded by the coding sequence ATGGCAGCAGAGGAACTCGTGCGTCTGAACTACGCCAGCACGGCGACCTTCGAACCCAGTGTCCAGGGCGGCGTGGAGGTGGAGGTCGCGCGCATCCTGAAGCAGTCCCGCCGCAACAACCGCGAGCTTGCCGTCGGTGGCGTCCTGCACTATGGCAACGGCTACTTCTTCCAGTGCCTGGAGGGCGAGCGCGACGCGGTGCAGAAGCTCTACGAGCGCATCAGTCGCGACCCGCGCCACAGGGACGTGAAGACGCTCACGTTCTCCCCGGTCGGCGAGCGGCTGTTCGGCGACTGGTCCATGAAGTACCTGCCCATCGAGCGGGATCTGCGCGGGCTGCTGGAGCGCTACCGGCTCGAGTTCAATCCGTACCAGTTTACCGAGGCGTTCATCCAGGAATTCCTCGAGGCCTGCGTCGTGGGGGTCGATCCCACCATGGCGGCGCACGCCCATGAACGCGGCACGCAGCGCCGGGCCCAGCGGCCCCTCTGGAAGCGCCTGCTCGGCCTCGGCTGA
- a CDS encoding energy-coupling factor ABC transporter permease, which yields MCVLNLPAEALPLWLLLAAAAAWCGLLLRALVAAPWRLLQANGLVSVYAAAIALSALLWSMQVGVREGLTLHLLGTATLVLMFGPALALVAGGAVLVLLAGAGIQAPLAFGVHGLLLVALPVTVASRLHGLLRRRLPAHPFIYFLGSGFLGGMLALGSVVLASALLILALGLQPPATVRADYLALMPLLLFPEGFINGAVITALAVFRPEWVRSFDDRAYLDDE from the coding sequence GTGTGCGTCCTGAATCTCCCAGCCGAAGCCCTGCCGCTGTGGCTCCTGCTGGCGGCGGCTGCCGCGTGGTGCGGCCTGCTGCTGCGGGCCCTGGTGGCCGCGCCCTGGCGGCTGCTGCAGGCGAATGGTCTGGTGTCCGTGTACGCCGCGGCCATCGCCCTGTCGGCGTTGCTCTGGAGCATGCAGGTGGGCGTGCGCGAGGGGCTGACGCTGCATCTCCTCGGCACCGCCACCTTGGTCCTGATGTTCGGGCCGGCGCTGGCCCTGGTGGCCGGCGGCGCCGTGCTCGTGCTGCTTGCCGGGGCCGGCATCCAGGCGCCGCTTGCCTTCGGCGTCCACGGCCTGCTGCTGGTGGCGCTGCCCGTTACCGTGGCGAGCCGCCTGCACGGGCTGTTGCGGCGGCGGCTGCCGGCGCACCCGTTCATCTACTTCCTCGGCAGCGGTTTCCTGGGCGGGATGCTGGCACTGGGCAGCGTCGTGCTCGCCTCGGCGCTGCTCATCCTCGCCCTCGGGCTGCAGCCGCCGGCGACAGTGCGCGCCGATTACCTGGCGTTGATGCCGTTGCTGCTCTTCCCCGAGGGATTCATCAACGGCGCAGTGATCACCGCCCTCGCCGTATTCCGCCCGGAGTGGGTGCGCAGTTTCGATGACCGTGCCTATCTGGATGACGAGTGA
- a CDS encoding Hsp20/alpha crystallin family protein has translation MSELKTVQGQNMESQGGSAAEAQNVRHLLPLVDIGEQDDSIRIFADMPGVAPDAVSIEVDNQVLTLEGRIAVDMPEGIAATYAEVGGSRYRRRFSLGQEVDTEGIRAEMDNGVVTVTLPKKSSHRRRRIEVKAA, from the coding sequence ATGAGCGAGCTGAAGACGGTTCAGGGTCAGAACATGGAGAGCCAGGGCGGCAGCGCCGCCGAGGCGCAGAACGTGCGCCACCTCCTGCCGCTGGTGGACATCGGCGAGCAGGACGACAGCATCCGCATCTTCGCGGACATGCCCGGCGTCGCGCCGGATGCGGTCAGCATCGAGGTGGACAACCAGGTGCTGACCCTGGAGGGGCGGATCGCGGTGGACATGCCGGAGGGCATCGCCGCGACCTACGCCGAGGTCGGCGGCTCCCGCTACCGGCGGCGTTTCAGCCTCGGCCAGGAAGTGGACACCGAGGGCATTCGCGCGGAGATGGACAACGGCGTGGTGACGGTCACCCTGCCGAAGAAGTCCAGCCATCGCCGCCGGCGCATCGAGGTGAAGGCCGCCTGA
- a CDS encoding valine--tRNA ligase, with protein sequence MEKTYDPGRIEPQWYAWWEQHGHFRPSGEGEPYCIMIPPPNVTGTLHMGHAFQDTIMDILTRYHRMAGRNTLWQPGTDHAGIATQMVVERQLNAEGKSRHELGREAFVERIWQWKAESGGTIQNQLRRLGASVDWSRERFTMDEGLSAAVREVFVRLYEEGLIYRGQRLVNWDPVLQTAVSDLEVESAEEQGQIWHLRYPLADGSGSLTVATTRPETMLGDTAVAVNPDDERFRHLIGRHVRLPLVGREIPIVADDYVDPAFGTGCLKITPAHDFNDYQVGLRHGCEPINIFTPDARVNDNAPERYRGLDRFEARERVVADLEAEGLLERVEAHRLVVPRGDRTGAVIEPYLTFQWFVDLTRETQDDGRPGGWREITAPAIDAVREGRIRFIPGNWEKTYFNWLEDIQDWCISRQLWWGHRIPAWYDEAGNVYVGRDEAAVRARHGLGPEVALTQDADVLDTWFSSALWPFSTLGWPEKTPELATFYPTSTLVTGFDIIFFWVARMIMMGLKFMGDVPFREVYIHGLVRDSDGNKMSKSKGNVLDPIDIVDGIDLESLVAKRTTGLMRPQLAPSIERQTRQHFPEGIAAHGTDALRFTFASLATTGRDVVFDMGRVDGYRNFCNKLWNAARYVLMNTEGEDCGAEGGEVTLGSAERWIISRLQHTERAVAGNIRGYRMDLAAQALYEFLWDEYCDWYLELSKPVLQGEADAATRRGTRRTLVRVLEAVLRLAHPFMPFITEEIWQRVAPLAGRRGESIMRAPFPEPDPSREDAAAEAEIAWLQRFILGVRRIRGEMNISPTRPLPLLLQNASAADRERIARHREALDFLARLESLRTLEPGESAPESALALVDELELRVPMAGLIDKQAELERLAKERSRVARDLERTEGKLANDRFVERAPEAVVQKERDKLADLRATLARLDEQTRRIEAI encoded by the coding sequence ATGGAGAAGACCTACGACCCGGGCCGGATCGAGCCGCAGTGGTACGCGTGGTGGGAGCAGCACGGGCACTTTCGGCCGAGCGGCGAGGGCGAGCCCTACTGCATCATGATCCCGCCGCCGAACGTGACCGGCACCCTGCACATGGGTCACGCCTTCCAGGACACCATCATGGACATCCTCACCCGCTATCACCGGATGGCGGGTCGCAACACGCTCTGGCAGCCGGGCACGGACCATGCCGGGATCGCCACCCAGATGGTGGTGGAGCGCCAGCTCAACGCCGAAGGCAAGAGCCGGCACGAGCTCGGCCGCGAGGCCTTCGTGGAGCGGATCTGGCAGTGGAAGGCGGAGTCCGGCGGCACCATCCAGAACCAGCTGCGGCGGCTCGGCGCCTCGGTGGACTGGAGTCGCGAGCGCTTCACCATGGACGAGGGGCTCTCCGCGGCGGTGCGCGAAGTGTTCGTGCGCCTCTACGAGGAGGGGCTGATCTACCGCGGTCAGCGGCTGGTCAACTGGGATCCGGTTCTGCAGACCGCGGTCTCCGATCTGGAGGTGGAATCCGCGGAGGAGCAGGGTCAGATCTGGCACCTGCGCTACCCCCTGGCCGATGGCAGCGGCAGCCTGACCGTGGCCACCACCCGCCCGGAGACCATGCTCGGCGACACCGCCGTGGCCGTGAACCCGGACGACGAGCGCTTCCGCCACCTCATCGGCCGGCATGTGCGCCTGCCGCTGGTGGGCCGCGAGATCCCCATCGTCGCCGATGACTACGTCGACCCGGCGTTCGGCACCGGCTGCCTCAAGATCACCCCCGCGCACGACTTCAACGACTACCAGGTGGGCCTGCGCCACGGCTGCGAGCCGATCAACATCTTCACGCCGGACGCCCGGGTCAATGACAACGCCCCCGAGCGCTATCGTGGCCTCGACCGGTTCGAGGCCCGCGAGCGCGTGGTCGCCGACCTGGAGGCGGAGGGCCTGCTCGAGCGCGTGGAGGCGCACCGGCTGGTGGTGCCCCGGGGCGACCGCACCGGGGCGGTGATCGAGCCCTATCTCACCTTCCAGTGGTTCGTCGATCTCACCCGGGAGACCCAGGACGACGGCCGCCCCGGCGGCTGGCGCGAGATTACCGCGCCCGCGATCGACGCCGTGCGCGAGGGGCGCATCCGCTTCATCCCCGGCAACTGGGAGAAGACCTACTTCAACTGGCTGGAGGACATCCAGGACTGGTGCATCAGCCGCCAGCTCTGGTGGGGCCACCGCATCCCGGCCTGGTACGACGAGGCGGGCAACGTGTACGTCGGCCGTGACGAGGCTGCCGTGCGCGCGCGCCACGGGCTCGGCCCCGAGGTGGCACTGACCCAGGACGCGGACGTGCTGGACACCTGGTTCTCCTCGGCGCTCTGGCCCTTCTCCACGCTGGGCTGGCCGGAGAAGACCCCGGAGCTCGCCACCTTCTACCCCACGAGCACCCTGGTCACGGGCTTCGACATCATCTTCTTCTGGGTGGCCCGGATGATCATGATGGGGCTGAAGTTCATGGGCGACGTGCCGTTCCGCGAGGTCTACATCCACGGCCTGGTGCGCGACTCCGACGGCAACAAGATGTCCAAGTCCAAGGGCAACGTGCTCGATCCCATCGATATCGTCGACGGCATCGACCTGGAGTCCCTGGTCGCCAAGCGCACCACCGGGCTGATGCGCCCGCAGCTTGCCCCGAGCATCGAGCGCCAGACCCGCCAGCACTTTCCCGAGGGCATCGCCGCCCATGGCACCGACGCCCTGCGCTTCACCTTCGCGAGCCTCGCCACCACCGGGCGGGACGTGGTCTTCGACATGGGCCGGGTGGACGGCTACCGCAACTTCTGCAACAAGCTCTGGAACGCCGCCCGCTACGTGCTCATGAACACCGAGGGCGAGGACTGCGGCGCCGAGGGCGGCGAGGTCACCCTCGGTAGCGCCGAGCGCTGGATCATCTCGCGGCTGCAGCACACCGAGCGCGCCGTGGCCGGGAATATCCGGGGCTACCGCATGGATCTGGCTGCGCAGGCCCTCTACGAGTTTCTCTGGGACGAGTACTGCGACTGGTACCTGGAGCTCTCCAAGCCGGTGCTCCAGGGCGAGGCCGACGCCGCCACGCGGCGCGGCACGCGGCGCACGCTGGTGCGGGTGCTGGAGGCCGTGCTGCGCCTCGCCCACCCGTTCATGCCCTTCATCACCGAGGAGATCTGGCAGCGGGTGGCCCCGCTCGCCGGGCGCCGGGGCGAGAGCATCATGCGCGCGCCGTTCCCGGAGCCGGACCCGTCCCGGGAGGACGCCGCCGCCGAGGCGGAGATCGCGTGGCTGCAGCGCTTCATTCTGGGCGTGCGCCGCATCCGCGGGGAAATGAACATCAGCCCCACGCGGCCGCTGCCGCTGCTGCTGCAGAACGCGAGCGCGGCCGACCGCGAGCGCATCGCCCGCCATCGCGAGGCCCTGGACTTCCTCGCGCGGCTCGAGTCCCTGCGTACCCTCGAGCCCGGCGAAAGCGCGCCGGAGTCGGCGCTCGCCCTGGTGGACGAGCTCGAGCTGCGGGTGCCGATGGCAGGCCTGATCGACAAGCAGGCCGAGCTGGAACGCCTGGCGAAGGAGCGCAGCCGCGTCGCCAGGGATCTGGAGCGCACCGAGGGCAAGCTCGCCAACGACCGCTTCGTCGAGCGCGCCCCGGAGGCGGTGGTGCAGAAGGAGCGCGACAAGCTCGCCGACCTGCGCGCCACCCTCGCCCGCCTGGACGAGCAGACCCGGCGCATCGAGGCGATCTGA
- the nudC gene encoding NAD(+) diphosphatase encodes MTAPDLSYTGAYLDRLGDRRHTPDWLAARLADERARAVAVWRGQVVVVAERACGYRALGVSGARLRGIGFGPEDCAFLGLEDGVPVFAFDLSDHEPPALAALDPAAEALDLRRVGPALPRRDAQVLAYARALLHWHRQHRFCGRCGSPTASERAGHLRRCTHPDCAREHYPRTDPAVIMLVTAPGADGEVCLLARHARLPERMFTTLAGFVEPGESLEEAVAREVWEEVGIAVDDVRYQASQPWPFPGQLMLGFRARARPGAIVPDGEEIREARWFTPAEVLAAGDWGDESAAVQLPRHDSIARWLIRSWAEGR; translated from the coding sequence ATGACCGCCCCCGACCTGAGCTACACCGGCGCCTATCTCGACCGTCTGGGCGACCGGCGGCATACACCGGACTGGCTGGCTGCCCGGCTGGCAGACGAGCGCGCCCGTGCGGTGGCGGTATGGCGAGGGCAGGTGGTGGTCGTGGCCGAGCGCGCCTGCGGCTACCGGGCCCTCGGCGTCTCCGGAGCGCGCCTGCGTGGAATCGGGTTCGGCCCGGAGGATTGCGCCTTCCTCGGCCTGGAGGATGGGGTCCCGGTATTCGCCTTCGACCTCTCCGACCACGAGCCGCCGGCGCTGGCGGCTCTGGACCCGGCGGCAGAAGCACTCGACCTGCGCCGCGTCGGCCCGGCGCTGCCCCGGCGGGACGCCCAGGTGCTCGCCTACGCCCGGGCCCTGCTGCACTGGCACCGCCAGCACCGGTTCTGCGGGCGCTGCGGCAGCCCCACGGCGAGCGAGCGGGCCGGGCACCTGCGCCGCTGCACCCACCCCGACTGCGCCCGGGAGCATTACCCGCGGACGGATCCGGCGGTGATCATGCTGGTCACGGCGCCTGGGGCGGACGGCGAGGTCTGCCTGCTGGCCCGGCATGCCCGGCTGCCCGAGCGGATGTTCACGACGCTGGCCGGCTTCGTGGAGCCGGGGGAGAGCCTGGAGGAGGCCGTGGCGCGGGAGGTGTGGGAAGAGGTGGGCATCGCCGTGGACGACGTTCGCTACCAGGCATCCCAGCCCTGGCCGTTCCCCGGCCAGCTCATGCTCGGCTTTCGCGCCCGGGCGCGGCCCGGGGCGATCGTCCCCGACGGCGAGGAGATCCGCGAGGCGCGCTGGTTCACGCCGGCGGAGGTGCTGGCGGCGGGCGATTGGGGGGATGAGTCCGCGGCCGTGCAGCTGCCGCGCCATGACTCCATCGCCCGCTGGCTCATCCGCAGCTGGGCCGAGGGGCGCTGA